The Kiritimatiellia bacterium DNA segment CCGGAATACCGCGCACTGCAGGCGGGTGCGTATCTCGGGCTGCGGGAGACCGCGAAGGCGGCAGAGATCTACGAGATGCTCGACCTGGCGGGCCACGCGACGCCGGAGATGCTGCAGACATTGGGGGACGTGCACCTGCGCGACGGCTTTGCGGATCTCGCGGCGGAGGCCTATCTGCGCGCGCTTACGCGCGGAGGCGCCGCGCAGGCGGAGCGGTCGCTGCGTGCGGCGGAGATGCTGGCCGCGCGCGGCGCGCCTGCCGAGGCGCAGCGGGTGGCCGACAGAGTCCGGGAGGTCGCCGGCGACCGGCTGGACGAAGCGATGCGTCTGCGGCTGCTGAAGCTCGCCGCGCGTGCGGCGGCCGCGCAGGGGGAGCCGGCCGCCGAGCAGATCCGGCGGCTCGAGGAGATCGTCGCACTGGATCCGCTCGATGGCGAGACGCTGATCCTGTTGGCGCAGCATCACGCCGCGGCCGGCGACCTGGACCGGGCGGTGCTGCTGTTCGAGCGTGCGGCCGCGATCGAGGCCAGCGAGGCGGAGGCCCGGTTGCGACATGCGCAGTGTCTGGTGCGCGCAGGACGGTACGCGGACGCGCTGCCGCTTCTGAAGCGAGCGCAGGAACTTCGTCCGCGGGACGAGGTCGCGCGGTATCTGGAGCAGGTGGAACGAATGGCCCGACTGCGGCGCGGCGCCGCGGGCGGGTCTAGTGGAGGCCCGTGAACGACCGGCGCGCCGCGCCGGCATGGAAAGGACAAACGAGAACCATGAAGAGCTGGATGCAAACGAATCTCATTTTGGTAGGACTCCTCACACTCGTGGTGGGGGCGAGCGCGCAGGCGGCGCCGTCCGACTCGCCGCCGCCGGCGGATGCGGAGCTCGAGCTCACCCAGGCGGAACCGTGGCGGGTGAGCGTGGAGGGGTTGAGCTATCTGGTCGTCTGGCAGCACGACGCGCTGCAGACGCGTGCCGACTACGAAGAGGACCGTCGGGAGAGTTGGCGCGATGGCGACGTGAACGGCAATGGCTGGGGGCTGCGGCTGGCGGTGGGCCGCGGTGATGGCGCGCTGTCTGCGCGGTTCATCGGCGCCAACTACGACTACGAACGGCGCGAAGCGAACGGCCATCACGAGATCGAAAGCGACCGCAACGATCTGGAGATCCTCTGGAGCCAGCGTGCCGGTGCCGCGGAGCACGCGGAGTGGGGCTGGGAGCTCGGCTACCGTTATCTCGGCATCACGAAGCGTGTCGATCTACGCGAGGGCGGCGACCGATTTCGTGCCTCGGAGAACGTGAACTGGCATTTTCTCGAGGCCGGCTACTTCGGTCGGTGGCGTCCCTTCAAGGGGCCGAACCTTGGCGTGTACGCGCTGGTGCGCGGGATGCTCGGGGAGGCGCGCGGCCTCGCGCGTCAGGGCAGCGACCACAAGTGGGACGGCGACATCAAGGAAAGCTACCGTAACGACTACTCGCTCGCGTACGGCGCGCGCGGAGAGTTCGGCGTGGACTGGATGCTGCGCAACGGCGTGCGCGCCAGCGTCAGCTATCACCGCGAGTGGGCCTACTCGTTCGATTCCACGGAGTCCGGGCTGGTGGTGTTTCCGGACAACTCCGACGCGCTCTTCATCGAGAATGTCTACGCGGTCGTGATCAGCGTCGGTTACATGTTCCAATAAACAGAACCCGCCGGATTCGTAATCAAAAAAATGACGCTATCTGACGTGTGCCACATCAAACGCTAACCGCGTTCGGCGACGGTATCGCGCGTGCGGAGGTCTACACGGTCAGGCCCGCCGGGTCGGCGGGCGATCGGGTGGGCGGCTGCGAGAGGAGACTCGACGACGTGAAAAGAATGCTAGCGATCTGGGTGGCCAGCGGACTGACGGGGGGGATTGCCCACAGTCAGTCGTTCCCCAGCGTGAACTCGGTGGGCGTCGTACCGGTGACGATTCCACCGGCCGGGGCCTCGGTGCTGCTGGGGATCAACCTGCAGCAGTTGAACGGAGCGGGCGCGATCGGCGCGGTGCAGCTCTTTGGTTCGAACCAGCTCGTGCGAGCCAATATGCCACAGTTCGCGACTCAGATTCACATCTGGGATTCCGCGAACCAACAGTTTGTGACGTTGTACCAGCGGCTCGACGGGCGGTACCGGCTGACGACCGGCCAGTTTACCAACTATCCGCTGCGGACGGGTGACGCGGTGTGGCTGCAGTCCCCGTCAACCAGCACCGCACCCCGCACGATCTACCTGGTGGGGGAAGTGCTGGCGGGTCTCGCGGTGCAGCGTCCCATGGTGCCGGGGCTGCGGATGATCGCCAATCCGTTCATGGCCCCCTGGTACCTGAATGGTCCCGGCATGAGCTGGGTGGCCGATGGTGCGAAGCGTGGACTGCCCAGCACGGCGGATCTGATTCTCATCTGGGATGGTAACGTTTACCGCACCTATTACCTGCGGGCGGCGAACTCCAACTGGTGCAATGCGGCAGACAACACCGTGCTCACCACACCCGTGCCCATCGGTCGGGGGTTCTGGTATCACGGCCGCGGCACCAGCTATGTGAGCCGAATCCCCCGCTGGACGGGCAACTAATTGTAAACCTTTGGGTAAGGTGGGACATGCGTCCTGCCCGAGACGTCAAGAACATCGAGAGTAAGCGAACGGAGGAGAAAAACCGCATGAAAAACAACTGCGCGAGACGAGTCGTAACTGGTGTGATGGTGTTCATGGCGGGTGTGGCGACCGCCCAGGGGCCGTGGTCGTTGCAGCTGTTCTGGGGATCGCAGGAATCCGGGCTGAACGCCAACGGGTTGCCTGATGTCTACATGCCCAACGGGCAGCCGGTGCCGCATACGTCCCTCTGGGCCGCACAGATTGTGCTGGCGTCCAACCCCAGCACGGTGTTGTATCAGGCACATCACACGGGCAGCGGAGAGGGCTGGGGGTTCTGGGACTTCCTGTGGGAGGATCTCGGTTTGGACGGAGTCGCGTTCCAGGCTGCGATCATCCCGCCAACGGCCAGCGGAGTCCCCATTATGACCCGGATTTTCAACCATCCGGACCCAGCCCAGGCGACCATGTTCGCGGACGCGGGCGTTACCACTTTCACGTGGGATCCCTATGCGCCCGTACCAACACTTCCGCAGGTGTACGACTTCGGCACCGTGCCGCAGAGCGCGTGGCAGGTGATCCCAGAGCCCGCCTCGGCGGCGCTGATTGTGCTGGGTGCCGGTGGGGCACTGATGGTGCGCCGGTGGCGCTGGCGGCTCGGCCGCGAGTAAGCTTCCGTTAGAAAACGGTTAGGTGCAAAAACCGCGGGCCTGCGCCCGCGGTTTTTGCGTATCCTAAATGCGTGAGTTCAGCGTCTCGCTCCAATCCCGGTCGTTTTCGCGTTGAGCCCCAGCCTCGGCTTCGTTTGCCGCTACCGGTGGCAATGGGGCTCGCAGCGTTCGTCCTGTTTGTGGGAACCATCGCACGGACCCCCATCCCCGGGCCATCTGTGGATTCGATCGTGCGGGGCGCTGGTCTGGACGGTGCACCGATGCTGACGCGTCCCATCTGGGCCGGGCTGCTGCGGGCACTCTCAATGGTGCCCCTCGGCGCGATCTATCAACGGGTCCATGCGCTGTCAGCGTTGCTGGGGGCGGCGGCAGTGGTCATGGTCGTCTGGTTGGGGCGCCGTTGGTTCCCGAAGTGGGTCGGCATGGGGACCGCTGGCTCTGGCAACGAGCGGGAGGCGGTGGCGGGTGCGCTGATCGCGGGGACGGTACTGGCGCTGCAAGGACCGTTTTGGATCTCAGCGACGCGCGCCTCGCCGGAGATGCTGAGCCTTGTGCTCGTGCTGGGCGTGATGGTGCTGACGGAACTGGCGGTGACTCGGCGGCGTCTCGGATGGGGGATCGCGGCCGGTGCGCTGGCGGGCGTCGCCGTCGTGGAATCACCGGTCGGGGCGCTGCACGTGCCGGTGGTGCTGCTGCAAGCCGCCGGCGCGCTGGCGGACGATCTGACGGCGCCAGTGAAGCCGGATCGGCGACGGCCTGTAGTGGCGGTCGCCGGTGCGTTTCTGGCCGGCGCGGTGGTGCCGCTGGCTGCGGTGACGACCGTGCTGGCGGCATCGCCGCTGCGGGATGCCCTTGGCTTGAGAACGGTGGGAGCGCTGTTGCGCGCGTTGGTACGGGCGCATGCGGCGCAGGTGCGGGAATCGTTGCCCCCCCTCGGATGGCTGCTGACCGCTTTGGTGACGGTCGTCCCTGTGGGCGTGGTGTTGTGGGCGGTCTCTTCACCGGTGCGCCGTCGCCGGGTGCGGATGAGTGTGGCGGCGGGAATTCTGACGTGTTGGGGTCTGGCGGTGCTGCTGCATACGCCGTTGGCGCCGTGGCCGACGCTGCCCTCGCCGCTGCCTTCCCCTTTTCCCTCGTTGTGGGTGGCGGTCTGGTTGGGGGCGGGCGTGGCGATGGGAGCGCGAGTGCTGCGCGATACCTTGCTGGCGAAGTTGGCACCGCGCGTTGCGATGGCCGGTGGGCTGGTGTTGGCACTGGCTGGCGCAGTTCGCGCGTTTCCGTACGTCGATGACCGGGCGCTCCGAGCGGCGGGGTGGGTAGGGGAGGGCATTGCGCGCGAATTGGCGCCCGCAGCCTGGGTGGTCAGCGGCGGAGGATGGGACGGAGTCGTGATGGCGGTCGCGCGACAGCGACAGGCTGCTCCCCGATGGGTTCGGCTGGATTTGGCGCGGGAGTCGGAATACCTGGCCCGGCTTTCCGCATACCCGTGGGGAACGCCGCTGGCGAAAGCGATGCTGCCGGTCGGACTGGAGGCCTGGCTGCCGCTGTGGTTCGAGGTGGTCCCTACCGCCCGGACGAACGCGGTGACGTTCGACCTGCCGCACTTCTTCGAGGCCACCGTGGGGGCGGCGGTGCCGGGGCTCTGGATTTATCGCAGCGTGGCGGGCGCGCCGCCGCCGGTTGGCGAGATCGAACGCTGG contains these protein-coding regions:
- a CDS encoding tetratricopeptide repeat protein, whose amino-acid sequence is MRRTLVMLAVVAMAGGIAADDGELRIFRSASFRRAMIGEFGMRTEVEPRVTEAERAVLEKVAAAMGTRGGTAAARRLLEGAVTPAASAALDFALAHLWFLDGDLERAAAGYGRAIAKFPAFLRAHKQLGVVHVRAGRFAEAVPRLARAIELGGGDGLTYGLLGFACLQTDRLTAAESAYRMAILLQPDVPDWRLGLARVFFRQGRHAEVVALCDELIRAEPNRPEYRALQAGAYLGLRETAKAAEIYEMLDLAGHATPEMLQTLGDVHLRDGFADLAAEAYLRALTRGGAAQAERSLRAAEMLAARGAPAEAQRVADRVREVAGDRLDEAMRLRLLKLAARAAAAQGEPAAEQIRRLEEIVALDPLDGETLILLAQHHAAAGDLDRAVLLFERAAAIEASEAEARLRHAQCLVRAGRYADALPLLKRAQELRPRDEVARYLEQVERMARLRRGAAGGSSGGP
- a CDS encoding PEP-CTERM sorting domain-containing protein (PEP-CTERM proteins occur, often in large numbers, in the proteomes of bacteria that also encode an exosortase, a predicted intramembrane cysteine proteinase. The presence of a PEP-CTERM domain at a protein's C-terminus predicts cleavage within the sorting domain, followed by covalent anchoring to some some component of the (usually Gram-negative) cell surface. Many PEP-CTERM proteins exhibit an unusual sequence composition that includes large numbers of potential glycosylation sites. Expression of one such protein has been shown restore the ability of a bacterium to form floc, a type of biofilm.) codes for the protein MKNNCARRVVTGVMVFMAGVATAQGPWSLQLFWGSQESGLNANGLPDVYMPNGQPVPHTSLWAAQIVLASNPSTVLYQAHHTGSGEGWGFWDFLWEDLGLDGVAFQAAIIPPTASGVPIMTRIFNHPDPAQATMFADAGVTTFTWDPYAPVPTLPQVYDFGTVPQSAWQVIPEPASAALIVLGAGGALMVRRWRWRLGRE
- a CDS encoding tetratricopeptide repeat protein codes for the protein MLTRPIWAGLLRALSMVPLGAIYQRVHALSALLGAAAVVMVVWLGRRWFPKWVGMGTAGSGNEREAVAGALIAGTVLALQGPFWISATRASPEMLSLVLVLGVMVLTELAVTRRRLGWGIAAGALAGVAVVESPVGALHVPVVLLQAAGALADDLTAPVKPDRRRPVVAVAGAFLAGAVVPLAAVTTVLAASPLRDALGLRTVGALLRALVRAHAAQVRESLPPLGWLLTALVTVVPVGVVLWAVSSPVRRRRVRMSVAAGILTCWGLAVLLHTPLAPWPTLPSPLPSPFPSLWVAVWLGAGVAMGARVLRDTLLAKLAPRVAMAGGLVLALAGAVRAFPYVDDRALRAAGWVGEGIARELAPAAWVVSGGGWDGVVMAVARQRQAAPRWVRLDLARESEYLARLSAYPWGTPLAKAMLPVGLEAWLPLWFEVVPTARTNAVTFDLPHFFEATVGAAVPGLWIYRSVAGAPPPVGEIERWRRDAERYRALWQRGLGPYRGVGGMALREASRTMNDLAVRLEEMERPDVAMRAYHAALAADPDNIVAALNRARLARRMERLEADRTEQELMRLVETYAGRLDLLRVRVQFGRIRDPAWLFERSRQLARVGRLDEAITELGQAMIIGGTNDLAVAAVARLLAAKGRWEEARAALDEGERRFPNSRSIATTREWLVDLQEGAESERGGPDDLARAAMHVLRGEWTAAESALRSHLERTPDDPAVAALGGLVALNRGDLHSARTLSERAVRRDRPRPPLAYLTLAATAMAENRWLDARRTLEQALGEYPNLLAARRLLTVWAHQQRDSAALNTHLVGWLRQSPKEPTALQLLADRYAELRQFDRAEAVLRFLAERYPSATHFNGLAWTLWRQGRADEALPAAEEAVRRAPTYADAWANLAAIRWDLGRRDEAMAALAEAERLSPTSETVRARAALLRGAN